A part of Maridesulfovibrio hydrothermalis AM13 = DSM 14728 genomic DNA contains:
- a CDS encoding glycosyltransferase family 4 protein: protein MSTAKHPVLAMILKGYPRISETFISNEIRLLEQRGVKIHIISMRKPREDFTHKSISEIKAEVSYLPSSIEGCLEGLFGSTDMNAGLKDPRYGQDSEFTDRIDKIWKVYKDTGSEASFKHMLQAEFIVQKVLPGSEIFHFHAHFAHSPCSVARNVSRLSGLPFSFTAHAKDIYTQKPEKVTAKISEAKFAVTCTGYNCNYLESIAPAGKPIHKVYHGIDLNLFSSDKEFTSGAPYEIFTVARFTPKKGLPTVFKALKKLDDRGIDFSYKIVGDGDDRESTLAILDELGIADKCTWLGTKTHEEVLELYRKADLFAIGCEIAENGDRDGIPNVLAESMAMSVPVVATTVSGIPELVEHGKTGLLVEPRDHESMADAMEKMLTDQEFRKSVIPAAKERVHEIFDNRYWINKLADVYEIYGIKAGR, encoded by the coding sequence GAATTTCTGAAACATTTATATCTAACGAAATCAGACTTCTTGAACAACGTGGAGTCAAAATTCACATTATATCCATGCGCAAGCCGCGTGAAGATTTCACCCACAAGTCAATTTCGGAAATAAAAGCTGAAGTATCCTACCTTCCGTCCTCCATAGAAGGCTGCCTTGAAGGGCTGTTCGGCTCGACCGATATGAACGCCGGACTTAAAGATCCCCGCTACGGTCAAGACAGCGAATTCACTGACAGAATCGATAAAATATGGAAAGTGTACAAGGACACTGGCAGTGAAGCTTCATTCAAGCACATGCTGCAAGCTGAGTTTATAGTACAAAAAGTCCTGCCGGGTTCAGAAATATTTCACTTCCACGCACACTTTGCTCATTCCCCATGCTCTGTAGCCAGAAATGTAAGCCGTTTGTCAGGTCTGCCGTTCAGCTTCACTGCGCACGCTAAAGACATCTACACACAAAAGCCTGAAAAAGTTACAGCAAAAATTTCTGAAGCCAAATTCGCTGTCACCTGCACCGGATATAACTGTAACTATCTGGAATCAATAGCTCCGGCCGGCAAACCTATCCACAAGGTATACCACGGCATTGATCTGAACCTTTTCAGCTCTGATAAAGAATTCACGTCCGGCGCTCCATACGAAATTTTCACAGTGGCCAGATTTACACCTAAAAAAGGATTACCCACTGTTTTCAAAGCCCTTAAAAAGCTCGATGACAGGGGAATTGACTTCTCCTATAAAATAGTAGGCGACGGCGATGACCGGGAATCAACCCTCGCAATTCTCGATGAACTGGGAATTGCAGACAAATGCACATGGCTGGGTACTAAAACCCATGAAGAGGTGCTTGAACTTTACCGCAAGGCTGATCTGTTCGCCATAGGCTGCGAAATTGCGGAGAACGGTGACCGTGACGGAATCCCTAACGTTCTGGCTGAAAGCATGGCCATGTCTGTTCCAGTGGTTGCAACCACTGTATCCGGCATCCCTGAACTGGTTGAACACGGCAAAACAGGACTGCTGGTTGAGCCGCGTGACCATGAATCTATGGCTGATGCTATGGAAAAAATGCTCACCGATCAAGAGTTTAGAAAATCAGTCATTCCCGCTGCGAAAGAGCGCGTGCACGAAATATTTGATAACCGTTACTGGATTAACAAACTTGCTGACGTCTACGAAATATACGGTATCAAAGCCGGAAGATAA
- a CDS encoding glycosyltransferase family 4 protein: MQIAFFAPHKPIDHKNLSGDRIIGKSLHDFLCSKGHKVKIVSCMRLRHIMNSPLKWPSLYFEYRKILKRVEDFKPDLWLTYHSYYKSPDLFGPRVAAKFNIPYTIYQGAFATKHRRNYKTWLGYMANKNALIHADYIFANKEIDFHNLSRLITQEKLSRTYPGIKIEEFQFCKKDRTEIRNKLDLQGCTVVISTAMLREDVKAESMTDLIKAFALAVKKAPGARLLIAGDGKARSRLESFARKKAGNKITFLGKIPHEQLHKYFSAADLFAFPGINEALGMVYLEAQSTGLPIVAYSTRGPVEAVVHKKTGLLSPEGDIACLSNNLLELIRNKNLREKLGKAAPTHIKQFFDLQSNLLQVEAQLVNIIRRRQ, translated from the coding sequence ATGCAAATTGCATTCTTTGCTCCTCATAAACCCATCGATCACAAAAATTTATCAGGTGATCGGATCATCGGGAAAAGCCTGCACGATTTCCTATGCAGCAAAGGGCATAAAGTAAAGATTGTATCCTGTATGCGGCTGCGTCATATCATGAACAGCCCGCTGAAATGGCCTTCTCTATATTTTGAATATCGCAAAATATTAAAAAGAGTTGAAGATTTTAAACCGGATCTATGGCTGACCTACCACAGTTACTATAAATCACCGGACTTGTTCGGTCCTAGAGTCGCAGCTAAGTTTAATATCCCCTATACAATCTATCAGGGTGCATTTGCCACCAAGCATCGCCGGAATTACAAAACATGGCTGGGCTATATGGCGAATAAAAATGCACTCATTCATGCTGATTACATCTTTGCCAACAAAGAAATAGACTTTCACAACTTATCCAGACTTATTACACAGGAAAAGCTATCCCGTACCTATCCGGGTATAAAGATAGAAGAATTTCAGTTCTGCAAAAAAGATAGAACTGAAATCCGCAATAAACTGGACCTGCAAGGATGCACAGTAGTTATAAGCACCGCCATGCTGCGCGAGGATGTTAAAGCCGAAAGCATGACCGATCTGATCAAAGCTTTTGCCTTAGCTGTAAAAAAAGCCCCCGGTGCAAGACTGCTGATAGCCGGAGATGGCAAAGCTCGTAGCAGACTGGAATCATTTGCAAGAAAAAAAGCAGGCAATAAAATAACTTTTCTCGGCAAAATCCCCCACGAACAACTCCACAAGTATTTCAGCGCAGCAGATTTGTTCGCTTTTCCCGGTATCAATGAAGCATTAGGAATGGTTTATCTTGAAGCTCAATCAACGGGACTGCCAATTGTTGCATACTCAACGCGAGGGCCTGTAGAAGCTGTAGTCCATAAGAAAACCGGCCTGCTTTCTCCAGAGGGAGATATTGCTTGTCTATCAAACAACCTTCTTGAACTGATACGCAATAAAAACCTGCGGGAAAAATTGGGCAAAGCCGCTCCGACTCATATAAAACAGTTTTTCGACCTGCAATCAAACCTGTTGCAAGTAGAAGCACAATTAGTAAACATCATCCGCCGGAGGCAATAG
- a CDS encoding histidine phosphatase family protein encodes MKSISIAIIRHSVTEWNEEGRIQGHLDSPLTKHGRELASGWKEALNPATFDAVITSDLGRTIETAGIITEGLDLPALRLPGLREQDWGEWSGLTLDELNVKFPGKLDAEVAKGWNFRPNNGESRHETSIRAIESLEKGIHEIAEIVDKENPKVLAVVHEGVLKTIIYKLAGHDFMNDKPKMVKRRRLHWLKWNGTLSIDRLNENL; translated from the coding sequence GTGAAATCAATAAGCATAGCCATAATCAGACATTCTGTAACAGAGTGGAATGAAGAAGGTAGAATTCAAGGACACCTTGACTCCCCGTTGACCAAGCATGGACGCGAACTTGCCTCCGGATGGAAAGAAGCACTCAATCCCGCAACATTTGACGCTGTAATTACAAGCGACCTCGGACGGACAATTGAAACTGCGGGCATCATAACAGAAGGTCTCGATCTTCCGGCGCTGAGACTGCCTGGCCTGCGCGAACAGGATTGGGGCGAATGGTCAGGTCTTACCCTAGATGAGCTAAACGTAAAATTTCCCGGAAAACTTGATGCAGAAGTTGCCAAAGGATGGAATTTCCGCCCAAATAATGGCGAAAGCCGTCATGAAACATCGATCAGAGCAATTGAATCACTTGAAAAAGGTATCCATGAAATTGCAGAAATAGTTGACAAAGAGAACCCTAAAGTGCTTGCTGTGGTCCACGAAGGAGTTTTAAAAACGATTATCTACAAACTGGCGGGCCATGATTTTATGAATGATAAGCCCAAAATGGTTAAACGCCGTCGCCTGCACTGGCTGAAATGGAACGGCACACTATCGATCGACAGATTAAACGAAAATTTATGA
- a CDS encoding glycosyltransferase family protein encodes MKVIHYCQHVLGMGHFFRSLEIAKALDKEQVIFVAGGTKPNQELPANVKYYQLSGLCMDENFGGLMPTTADRKLEDVKKERADSIFRLFEKEKPDVFLIELFPFGRKAFRFELIPVLDAIKEGRFGDVKVICSLRDILVERDDGGKHEARCVKYLNKYFDLLLIHSDPKIASLDETFKALNQITIPYTYTGFAARQPKSDIRDKLRKKYGIADNEKLLIASAGGGKVGGELMNSVFDAFSAMQLEKTRMFMFTGPFFDQNKFDKIYNSAADYENIIVEKFATDFTDLLTAADAMISMAGYNTCMDILTSGTPSAVLPFNQNHEQRMRAEKIAKHIPLKILESKDLIASGMEDVINTLLIRNRSTQNHGIDLDGASKSAQAIRKSG; translated from the coding sequence ATGAAAGTAATTCACTATTGCCAGCACGTTCTTGGAATGGGACACTTTTTCCGCAGCCTTGAAATAGCCAAAGCCCTTGATAAAGAGCAGGTCATTTTTGTAGCAGGCGGAACAAAACCGAATCAAGAGCTGCCTGCCAATGTGAAATACTACCAGCTTTCTGGACTGTGCATGGACGAGAACTTCGGCGGTCTCATGCCCACCACTGCTGACCGAAAACTTGAAGATGTAAAAAAAGAACGCGCCGATTCCATATTTCGCCTGTTTGAAAAAGAAAAACCCGATGTATTTCTCATCGAATTATTTCCCTTTGGGCGTAAAGCCTTTCGCTTCGAACTGATTCCAGTCCTCGATGCCATCAAAGAAGGACGCTTCGGAGATGTTAAAGTAATTTGCTCGCTACGCGATATTCTTGTTGAAAGAGATGACGGCGGAAAACATGAAGCCCGCTGTGTAAAATATCTCAACAAATATTTTGACCTTCTGCTGATTCATTCTGATCCTAAAATAGCAAGCCTTGATGAAACCTTTAAGGCACTGAATCAAATCACCATACCTTACACATATACCGGATTTGCAGCCCGTCAGCCTAAATCCGATATTCGCGATAAACTGCGCAAAAAATATGGGATAGCAGACAACGAAAAGCTGCTCATTGCCAGTGCCGGAGGCGGAAAAGTCGGTGGAGAACTGATGAATTCGGTATTTGATGCATTCTCTGCCATGCAACTAGAAAAAACGCGTATGTTCATGTTCACCGGTCCCTTTTTCGACCAAAATAAATTTGATAAAATTTATAACTCCGCAGCAGATTATGAAAATATTATTGTTGAAAAATTTGCAACTGATTTCACAGATCTGCTGACCGCTGCTGATGCTATGATATCCATGGCCGGTTACAATACCTGCATGGATATCCTTACATCAGGAACCCCTTCGGCTGTACTCCCCTTCAATCAGAATCATGAACAGCGCATGCGTGCTGAAAAAATTGCAAAACACATACCTCTCAAAATTTTGGAATCAAAAGATCTTATTGCATCCGGCATGGAAGATGTTATAAACACTCTGTTAATTCGTAATCGCTCTACACAAAATCATGGTATAGACTTAGACGGCGCAAGCAAATCAGCCCAGGCGATAAGAAAATCCGGATAA
- a CDS encoding polysaccharide deacetylase family protein: MSYRPVSSIWKNNISTLIESFDKWWNNLEKIIPESGCDVFFRADDIGYPGRQFSEMIEVFKSNETPLSLAVVPAWINEKRTKSLIDTLGPDLQLWCLHQHGYRHINCEKKGKKYEFGPSRDKEKIAAELTRGQQKLSRLLGKNFCPFFTPPWNRCTSEAMSCLADLGFIAISRSINVSPCPLDNLPDLPINIDLHTIKEKNPASGIAILKTQIENAVKNDYAGFMLHHQRMNKTSLLFLDFLLKKIRSTPGFRINDIREMLS; encoded by the coding sequence ATGTCATACAGACCTGTTTCCTCCATTTGGAAAAACAATATCTCCACTTTGATTGAATCTTTCGACAAATGGTGGAACAATTTAGAAAAAATCATTCCTGAAAGCGGGTGTGATGTCTTTTTCCGTGCCGATGATATAGGATATCCGGGCAGACAATTTTCTGAAATGATAGAAGTATTTAAAAGCAACGAGACCCCGCTGTCACTCGCTGTGGTTCCGGCTTGGATTAATGAAAAACGAACCAAATCTTTAATAGATACTTTAGGACCAGATTTGCAGTTATGGTGCTTGCACCAGCATGGTTACCGCCACATAAACTGCGAAAAAAAAGGTAAAAAATACGAATTCGGTCCTTCAAGGGATAAAGAAAAAATAGCTGCCGAACTGACCAGAGGACAACAGAAACTTAGCAGGCTTCTGGGGAAAAATTTCTGCCCGTTCTTCACCCCCCCGTGGAACCGTTGCACCAGCGAAGCTATGAGCTGCCTTGCTGACCTTGGATTTATAGCAATATCCCGCAGCATTAATGTTTCCCCATGTCCGCTGGATAACCTGCCGGATCTGCCTATAAATATTGACCTGCATACAATCAAAGAAAAAAATCCAGCTTCAGGTATAGCAATCCTTAAAACTCAAATCGAAAACGCAGTAAAAAATGACTACGCAGGATTTATGCTTCATCATCAGCGAATGAACAAAACGTCACTGCTGTTTCTCGATTTTCTCCTTAAAAAAATCAGATCCACACCGGGATTCAGAATCAACGATATTCGAGAAATGCTTTCCTGA
- a CDS encoding ABC transporter permease, giving the protein MSQKRVPFQDPDSPTDIMTQVVLPFDKSLEISIKSLKSRFLRNMVTVTSLILAVSFLGYVLVGSDITNGLYNSGDASLMKALEKTGYEPGGSAKERWIVILSLLVCTVGIVNAQLMAVTERFREIGTMKCLGALDSFVLRLFVIEASMQGVTGSLLGALFGAVIAILIGMLRFGFDAFTMLSFNEVGISILYSIGVGFGLSLLGVLYPAYIAARMRPIEAMRVEE; this is encoded by the coding sequence ATGTCACAAAAGAGAGTTCCATTTCAAGATCCAGATTCACCTACGGACATTATGACACAGGTGGTTCTTCCTTTTGACAAATCTCTTGAAATAAGCATCAAAAGCCTGAAATCACGCTTTCTGCGTAATATGGTTACAGTTACCAGCTTGATTCTGGCTGTCTCCTTTCTCGGTTACGTGCTTGTGGGCAGTGATATTACGAACGGTTTATACAATTCCGGCGATGCAAGCCTGATGAAAGCTCTTGAAAAAACAGGGTATGAACCGGGCGGAAGTGCCAAAGAACGCTGGATCGTAATTCTTTCACTTCTGGTCTGCACTGTTGGAATTGTTAATGCCCAGCTCATGGCAGTAACAGAGCGTTTTCGTGAAATCGGTACCATGAAATGTCTCGGCGCGCTGGACAGCTTTGTGCTTAGACTTTTTGTGATAGAAGCATCAATGCAAGGAGTTACCGGCTCTCTGCTGGGTGCATTGTTCGGGGCTGTCATTGCAATCCTGATCGGCATGCTCAGGTTCGGCTTTGATGCTTTCACCATGCTGTCATTTAATGAAGTTGGTATATCGATCCTTTACTCTATCGGGGTCGGCTTCGGGCTGAGTCTGCTCGGCGTACTTTATCCCGCATACATTGCTGCACGCATGAGGCCCATTGAAGCCATGCGGGTAGAAGAATAA
- a CDS encoding ABC transporter ATP-binding protein encodes MADQHTIVRVTGVKKSFKLGATDVQALKGVDLEIYAGEYLSIMGPSGSGKSTLFNMIGGLDKPSEGKVYIDEVDIAQLDAFELAWLRNRKIGYIFQTFNLIQVMTALENITLPMIFAGVHNDAAVTKGIELLDLVGLDKRYNHKPQELSGGQQQRVAIARSLANDPAIILADEPTGNLDLSTGEEIIKLMNKLSKERGVTIITATHDYKMLNASDRVVWIEDGLIKKIEDRDQLNIDVGCIRMA; translated from the coding sequence ATGGCCGATCAGCACACCATCGTCCGGGTTACCGGGGTCAAAAAAAGTTTTAAACTCGGCGCGACCGATGTTCAGGCACTCAAAGGAGTTGACCTTGAAATCTATGCCGGAGAATACCTTTCTATCATGGGACCGTCCGGTTCCGGTAAATCAACGCTTTTCAATATGATCGGCGGACTTGATAAACCCTCTGAAGGTAAAGTCTACATTGATGAAGTTGATATAGCTCAGCTTGATGCCTTTGAACTCGCATGGCTCAGAAACCGAAAAATAGGATATATTTTTCAGACCTTTAACCTTATTCAGGTTATGACCGCGCTGGAAAATATAACTCTGCCCATGATTTTTGCAGGCGTTCATAACGATGCGGCTGTTACCAAAGGAATTGAGCTACTGGATCTGGTGGGGCTGGATAAAAGATACAATCACAAACCACAGGAACTCTCCGGCGGTCAGCAGCAAAGAGTTGCAATTGCGCGCTCCCTCGCCAATGACCCGGCGATTATTCTCGCTGATGAACCGACAGGTAACCTTGACCTTTCAACGGGTGAAGAAATCATCAAACTTATGAATAAACTCAGCAAAGAACGGGGAGTGACTATTATCACCGCCACTCATGATTATAAAATGCTCAATGCATCCGACCGGGTGGTCTGGATTGAAGACGGACTCATCAAGAAAATAGAAGACCGCGATCAGCTCAATATTGATGTGGGCTGTATTCGTATGGCCTGA